One window from the genome of Nicotiana tomentosiformis chromosome 5, ASM39032v3, whole genome shotgun sequence encodes:
- the LOC104102138 gene encoding 9-cis-epoxycarotenoid dioxygenase NCED6, chloroplastic-like, producing MHTILPNPSLPKPHNSPSFSCKILSNPSKKNTITLPRRQTPPFVPPLPPPLAEPKIFPLKFEPRKLNPLQKLVASTLDMLEKSVVTKLEKKHKLNRTVDPEIQLEGNFAPVQECPVQHGLEIVGHIPSSLTGVYVRNGANPLFEPINGHHLFDGDGMIHAVKLDSVNNKASYSCRLTRTSRLVQEAALGRPVFPKPIGELHGHLGLARLALFFARTSFGLVDATKGTGVANAGLIYFNGRLLAMSEDDLPYRIRITDNGDLETNGRYNFDGQIDDPLIAHPKVDPITGELYTLSYNVLKKPFLKFFKFDTCGNKSRDISISLQHPTMIHDFAITENHVIIPDYQVVFKLSEMLMGGSPVVHDPKKVSRFGVLSKDDHDESRIRWIEVPNCFCMHLWNAWEELSENDDETLVIIGSCMSPPDSIFSGNDESLKSELSEIRLNLKTGKSTRQVIVSGMNLEAGQVNKTKLGRKTRYAFMAIADPWPKCSGLAKVDLVTGNVTKVLYGDKKFGGEPYFVPSTKEGKEDEGYLMSYVRDEIKEKSELVIVNASNMTQVASVKLPKRVPYGFHGTFVSSQDLCNQSSC from the coding sequence ATGCATACCATCTTACCAAACCCTTCTCTTCCCAAACCCCACAATTCTCCTTCTTTTTCTTGTAAAATTCTCAGTAACCCTTCAAAGAAAAATACTATAACACTTCCTAGAAGACAAACTCCACCATTTGTACCACCGCTGCCGCCACCTTTGGCTGAACCTAAAATATTTCCATTAAAATTTGAACCTCGCAAATTGAACCCTCTTCAGAAACTTGTTGCTTCCACCTTGGACATGTTAGAAAAATCTGTGGTGACAAAGTTGGAAAAGAAACACAAGCTGAACCGGACAGTTGACCCGGAAATTCAGCTAGAAGGGAACTTTGCACCGGTTCAAGAATGCCCGGTTCAGCATGGGCTTGAGATAGTTGGTCATATTCCGTCTAGTTTAACGGGGGTTTACGTTAGAAATGGTGCTAATCCATTATTTGAACCGATTAACGGTCATCATTTATTTGACGGTGACGGAATGATTCATGCCGTTAAATTGGATTCAGTTAATAATAAAGCTAGCTACTCTTGTCGGTTAACTCGAACCAGCCGGCTGGTTCAAGAAGCAGCATTGGGCCGGCCGGTTTTCCCTAAACCGATTGGCGAGTTGCATGGCCATTTGGGGTTGGCTCGGCTTGCGCTGTTTTTTGCCCGAACTAGTTTCGGGTTGGTGGATGCTACCAAAGGAACCGGCGTGGCAAAcgccggtttgatttattttaacGGCCGGCTTTTAGCTATGTCGGAGGATGATCTTCCGTATAGAATCCGTATTACAGATAATGGTGATCTAGAAACTAACGGACGTTACAATTTTGACGGACAAATTGATGATCCATTGATTGCACATCCTAAGGTGGACCCCATCACAGGGGAACTTTATACCTTGAGTTATAATGTATTGAAAAAGCCTTTCCTTAAATTCTTCAAATTTGACACGTGCGGTAATAAGTCACGTGACATTTCTATTTCCCTCCAACATCCAACCATGATTCATGACTTTGCCATCACGGAAAATCACGTGATCATCCCGGATTATCAGGTGGTATTCAAGTTATCCGAAATGTTAATGGGCGGGTCACCCGTAGTCCACGACCCGAAAAAAGTTTCTAGGTTCGGCGTTTTGTCAAAAGACGATCACGACGAATCAAGAATTCGATGGATTGAAGTTCCAAATTGCTTTTGCATGCATTTATGGAATGCATGGGAGGAGTTAAGCGAAAACGACGATGAAACCCTTGTGATTATAGGGTCATGCATGAGTCCGCCGGACTCGATTTTTTCGGGGAACGATGAATCATTAAAAAGTGAACTATCTGAGATCCGATTAAACCTGAAAACGGGCAAGTCTACCCGACAGGTTATAGTATCGGGTATGAACTTAGAAGCGGGGCAAGTTAACAAGACTAAACTTGGTCGAAAAACTCGGTATGCATTCATGGCAATAGCGGATCCATGGCCAAAATGTAGTGGCTTAGCAAAAGTCGATTTGGTCACGGGAAATGTTACGAAAGTTTTATACGGAGATAAAAAATTTGGAGGCGAACCCTATTTCGTGCCGAGCAcgaaagaaggaaaagaagatgaaGGGTATCTTATGAGTTATGTTAGAGATGAGATAAAAGAAAAATCAGAATTAGTTATAGTTAATGCTTCAAATATGACGCAAGTGGCCTCAGTAAAATTACCTAAAAGAGTGCCATATGGTTTTCATGGTACATTCGTTAGTTCACAAGATTTATGTAATCAATCTTCTTGTTAA